Genomic DNA from Coffea arabica cultivar ET-39 chromosome 7e, Coffea Arabica ET-39 HiFi, whole genome shotgun sequence:
ATGATCATGATGATAACAAAAGCTTCACTAGTTTTGCCTTTTCTATCTCagttcttttgaaattcttggagACCACTTTTGTCAAAAAGAACTGGTAGTAATTTGTGGTCGTGATTAAATACCAGCGGAAGCGTGGGAGAAGGTGTGTCCTAGATTTAgctaaaccatctttattagtATTTGTTTTCTAATTTGTCGGTAAAATGATATTCGAGTAAGGGAAGAAGTATCCTAAATGTAGCTCAAACCATCTTGATTCTTGTTTTCTAGTTTGTTGGTGAGATGACATTCTATTCTAACTCGTTCCATAATTTATCGGTGGACCGGAATGACGAACGTGTTTGGATAGTGatttatttgtaaaaaaaaaaaaaaaaaaatctcttttaTTGTATCACAAAcacacattttttaatcaatctttttatCGTCCTTAAAATTGAGGAAGCAGAAACATTTTCCTGGATCAAAGCCGGCAACATATATTTGGTTTTTGCTTTAAAAACATATTTTCTTGTTACTTGTTTCCATTTTCAAAGAGCTTGTGGTCAAGAGAGGCTATTCGATTTTTTTCCTTGACAGATTCAAGATTTAAATCATGTGCCAACTAGCCGAGGATAGAAAGGGTGTGGGAAagcatgaaattttttttaaaaaaaaaaacaaaaacaaaaaatcaaagcaCTTGAGTTAGTGCGTGTAGAATGTTGGCTTTCATGAGAAAATTTTCAATCTCAATGCTTGATTCTGTTCTTATAAATTATCATGGGCCTAACCTCTTAGACACATGCCAAATGGATCCGCTACCGCTTCCTTGGATTTATTTGATGATATAAAGGCCAAGCAAGCCCAAACTTCTGTCTCGACTCTCGATGTTCTGGCTAAAGTCTAAAATCTAAATACCCAAAAGCCTTTTGAAAGCATTTCCGCctgaaaaaggaaataaatcagAGAATGGAGGTGCGGGGAATCGAACCCCGTGCCTCTCGCATGCGAAGCGAGCGCTCTACCATATGAGCTACACCCCCAAGGCAATGGGTGTTGAAACGATTAATAACTTAAAAATCTATCGTTAAAACGATTAACTAACCCTTTTTTTTAAGGGTAACAATTAAGCAACTTGAAAGTAGCTACTTATTCTAGGATGGAAACCTTTGTACACCTAATTGTGTTTGATCCAATATAAATCAAGCGGTAACATGTTCTCAATCGAGATGTTTTTCAAGAATAATTACCACTCAGTAGATGGTATTGATACTGTACAATGGAGAAAAATTAAGCCATATTGTTTCTGGAGACAAATAcccagaaaaagggaaaaaaagaaaagaaaaggaaggaaggaaagaaagtaTTAGGTTACTAGCAGACTCATATGGAGAACTGTATATACTCTTAGATTGTACTACTGATAATCACGTACAGATGTATTACGATATCTGACTTACTGTCTGTCATTTTTTGCAAAGCTGGATTGTTAAACGCGTGATTATGTCATTTTTGATAAGGTTACAAGTTTGATTAGCCATAAAATTGTCTATTAGTGTGTTAATTGTGGCAAAAATTCAACAAACTTTGTCATTTTTATCTATTTCTCCACCATCAGTCTGGGAGAATATCCTAGGATACTCAAAATTTGAAAGCGGCATAGTTTTTGAATGCAGGATTTTTTTGTATACCAAGTTTTGGAACGCAGGATTCTTGAATAGACCATGTCTAGTTGAAACTTTCTTCAGATATTGATATTGAAATGTAGGATTCATATGGTGCAACATCCACCTTTAAAGAAGATATTGATATCTGGTTTGGACATCAAACCCGATTTAGTTTCATCCAcaccaccaaaaatcacaaaaatatataataaccGGTTTACTCGATTTTGCCCTAGCTTTTACCCCTttaattttgtcaattttgatTGATTTCTTACTACAAAATTAGACCAAATTAGTGTGCAATCAACGGAAAATTCCTTCGCATTAGTaagctagctttgtaaggtaaGCAAGGAATTATTACAGGGAATACATATATGCATAAAGGACACTAATGTCTGTCTAATGAACCGAAGCTTGCCTTTGCCATCACCGTAACAGCTGAGCAGATAAAAGTCCAAAATTGGCCGTCTTGCCAGCCCATAAACTAATAAAAAGCACCCTTTGAAACTAAGCATGTTAATGATTTCACCCTTTTTGACAAAATTCAAGAATCAGCAGCGATTAGCAACCcctcttttccattttctttacgGTAAATTTTCACACCTGACGCTCTCCTCCTGAACATGGTTCTCGATTTGGTAGCTAATATAAAATATTGGCTCGAGTCACTTTTCCTATGTAATCCCTCTAGCCAAACTTAGTTCATTTAATATCTATCTAACAAAGTTTGGTTGTTGCCCCAAGTATATATATGTACTCGTGAGGCTCCAACCTGTGAATGAATGAAGCTGAGAAATGGAAACTGATCAGCCTGCAGAGAGGATTTTTGTAGCCATTGGAACAGACTTGAATGATGGTTTTGCCACTCTAGAATGGGTACTAAAGAAGTGGAATTCTCATCCAATCAAAATAGTCATTCTCTTTTCAGATAATTACATCTGCAGAGACTACGTTTTCACCCCAAGTAAGCTATCTGAAAAACCTCATTTcctaataattttcttttttttcccctaaatTTTTTGGGTTTGTGTCACGTTTCCTTGATGAATTCTTAATTTTCTCCCCGCAGTACTCAATTACTAACTTGGGATTTTCTTTTTCCAGTTGGAAAGATTCCTGCCAGCTCTGTACGTGAAGAGAAGCTGAAAGTTCTTGAGAAGTCTGAGGAAGCAAAGTCTGATAAGATTCTATCCAAATATATAGCTTTCTGTGGCAAGGTCTGGTAGTACTTTTAATGCTAGCTTTAACGAAAGTCAGCCTACATTAAATGCAAAAGTATCTGAGCCTAGAAATTGCCTGATTTCTTGTTGGTTTTTTTCACAGGTCAAGGCTGAGGGTCTCAGAATCGACAGATATGAAGAACCaatccataaagttgtactGGGATTGATAACAGGTCTTCCCATAACCAAATTAGTCATGGCCTTTTCTTTGTTGAGGCCCTTATCATGGTGTgcacattttttactttttctatttCCTTTTCGAAGGTTGAGGTATTTTTGTTGATCAGTATCTGCTTATTAGCGGTTGATTAGTTTGccattttcttgaatgattatTTTGTAGGAAATCGAGAAGTGCCATGAATGCATCATTTTATCTCCAGTCGAAAAAGCCCAATTTCTGTGAGTTGTTTGTGATTTTTAATGGGAAATTAGTATAccttaaagaagaaactaatgAAGGATTCATAGAGGATGATCGAGGAGTTATTGTTGCAAGGATAAAAGAAAGGCCTAGTTTTAAGGGCTGGATAGGGAAATTTTTCCCTGAAAATGCCAATGGAAAAAATCATTGTGAATCACCTTCTTCTTCGTCAGCTAGCAATGGTGGTACGCCTGATCAGTGGGAAAAGTACGGTGAAGAGattgaaaaatatttcaatGAATTGTCATCTTCAATTGCAAATGAAGGAAATAGTGAGGAGGCAAATGACACCTCCATCAGTATTTCACCGGAGCTGAATATGGCGGAAAACATGGTAACGACAAAATTGATATTCTTTACAGAATTCTGTGGCTTTGATTAGTTTGAAGCACATGTAGATATGTGTTTGTTCATCATGTTCCCTCAACTTTCTTGTACCAAGAAAAGTGTCTTCCTTATCTACTCCAACTTTTGACTTTTCTTGTATATGACGATAGTGATAAGATGTGAAATGTCCTTCGTTTGTTCTTGGATATTCTACTTAGTGATAATCAATATTCTACTTAGTGATAATCAAGGCCGTCCCCTAGCAACCAAATCCCACTATTGAGTTGGTGACTCTAGGCATTATGGTTTAGCATACTTtttcatacatatatacatatatatatatatatatatagctatCTTGGGTATATGAACTACTTGTTTTCAGCTTTAAGGGATTGGTCCATCCATAAGAAACGCTCACATATTGGCAAAATTTTTAGGCAGCAGCAGAGAAAATTGAGATTCTTAAGATAAAAATTCGTGACACTCAAGAATCAATTcaatcaaataaagaagaagCCAGGGCCAATGCAGAAAAATGTGCAAAAGCCAAATGGGCCATTGGTTTGTGTACTGCTCGGGTAAGGAATGTTTTAAAGTCTCAATATTCATCAACATCATTCACGAAACCTGATTGTTTTTCATGTTGTAGACTAATGACCTTGAAGCTCGGATTCACGAGGAGATCGCAAAAAGGATGGATTTACAGAAAGATTTGGACAGCACAAAGGAAGAGCTCTTCGAAATTCAGAGTGAAGTTGAGGAAAAGAGGAACAAACTAAACCCAATCCTAGAACTCCAGCGCGAGCTTTCAAACAAACTCCAATTATCTACATTGGCTAAATCACGCGTTGAAAGCCAGCTAGAGAAGGCAGTGCGTAATAGAGCTGAGATGGTTCAGGAAATAGAGGAGCTAAGACGGCAAAGAGATGTTTTGCAGCGTAGAATCGAGTTTTGCAAAGAAAAAGATGCCATAGGAATGGCTAACAGGTTGAATGACTTGTGCTTTGATTATAGGAAGTTCACTGCTGCAGAAATTAGAGCAGCCACCGATGATTTTTCAGAATGTTTGAGGTTGAAATCAGCAGCAGATTGGACAAATGTGTATAGAGGACGAGTTAACCGAACAACAGTTGCAATCAAGCTCTCTAACTCAGATGCAGCGCTCTCTCAAGATACTTTCCTGGAAAAGGTGAGTCTTAATACCATCTATGGACTAATGGTACTCAATTTTGAAGAACGTTTTCTCTTCTACGAAAAGTTCAACACAAAATTTGAGCATTCACGTTATGCAGGTGAAGCTTCTCGGCCACATTCGTCATCCTCATATTCTCAGCATGATAGGATTCTGCACAGAGCCAAAATGCATCGTCTTTGAGTACATGCACAATGGCTGCTTAAGAGACATCTTATTCTCAAGCCACGGGGGAAGAAACCATGGTTTAAATTGGCACGCTCGGATACGTGTTGCAGCTGAAGTTTGCATGGGACTAAGCTTTCTTCACAAGGCCAAGCCAAAGCCCCTAGTTCACGGAAACCTCAATCCTTCCAAAATCCTCCTTGATAGAAACAATGTTGCCAGGATTCATGGTTTTAAACCTTGTCCGTGCAATGATGCATCTGGCATGAGAGCAGATATTCGAGCTTTCGGTACCTTGCTTTTACAACTTCTTACCGGAAGGAATTGGGCAAGGGTTGGCGAAGAGGCAATAATGGTGGATAGTGCTTCACTTACTGAGGCCTTGGATAAAATGGCTGGACCTTGGCCATTGGACTTGGCCATGGAACTCGGTGGAATAGCAAGCTGCTGCCTTGCCATAGATGAAAGCCTAGACAAGGAATTTAGCAGCAAATCTCTGATGAGAAGGATAGAGAGGGTGAGGGAAAATGCTGACGAGCTATTGGCTAATGGAGAGTGTTTGCTGGCTGCTGATGGAGATTCAAGCACAGAAGTGTCAGTGGAAAGTAACGTGCCTAGTGTTTTCTACTGCCCCATATATCAGGTAAACACACAAATCCCGCTACCAGTTATGCTCTGATATGAAGATACGAAACGAACCGTACCATCCATGGATGGCAAGGGTGTTTGTTCTAATCAAGAGGTTATTATCATACCAAACTAATATATATTCATCTGTCTCTCTCGTGTGAAGGATATCATGAAGAATCCGCATATAGCAGCCGATGGATTTTCTTATGAGCTTGAAGCCATAGAGGAATGGCTAAGAACAGGTCATGACACATCACCAATGACAAACTTAAGGCTCAAGCACAAGCAACTCACCCCTAATCATACTCTTCGTTCACTGATCCAGGACTGGCACAATAAAAGATCCATTCCTTATTAAATCAAAGAGATGGCAGTAAAGTGTAATCTTATATGTTATAACAGGATATATGCAGTAAATCGTTTTTTGTACTTGTGAACTTGTACTAAATCGAAAGTTTCCCAGGCATACTGGCACCGTGGTGTGCTTTGAAAGAATTTAGGGTTTAAGATTGCCACAAATGCAACACAAACTCATTATTATACCTGAATCTTTATTCTTGATGCATTATTTCTGCACCAGAGGGCAACCAATTCAAGCAAACCCAAACTATAGAAGTTAAGATGTGAAGCTTTTGAACCGGAAACCTTTCCTACGTGACAACTATATAATCATCAATCAAGCAGGCTTGTATGAGATATCAACAATGACAACACGAGAAGAAAATAGCTCATGCAATGAAATCTCCCCTTCTGCACAAGAAAATTGAGTATTGACCTCACATGAAGCAATTCATAAATGGGTTTATACCTAACAGAACAGCAAATGTATCTATAATCACCCCTTCTACATATGAAAACTGACTGTTGAGGTGACATGTATTACTTTGTGTTTTCATTGAACTAACAAACACAGCCTGTTGCTATACTTTCAGCAAAGAAAAAATGGCTTCTGAATAAGATAAAAGAATATGTGCATGTATCTATAACCTATCTGTACTGCTT
This window encodes:
- the LOC113701001 gene encoding putative U-box domain-containing protein 50 isoform X1: METDQPAERIFVAIGTDLNDGFATLEWVLKKWNSHPIKIVILFSDNYICRDYVFTPIGKIPASSVREEKLKVLEKSEEAKSDKILSKYIAFCGKVKAEGLRIDRYEEPIHKVVLGLITGLPITKLVMAFSLLRPLSWKSRSAMNASFYLQSKKPNFCELFVIFNGKLVYLKEETNEGFIEDDRGVIVARIKERPSFKGWIGKFFPENANGKNHCESPSSSSASNGGTPDQWEKYGEEIEKYFNELSSSIANEGNSEEANDTSISISPELNMAENMAAAEKIEILKIKIRDTQESIQSNKEEARANAEKCAKAKWAIGLCTARTNDLEARIHEEIAKRMDLQKDLDSTKEELFEIQSEVEEKRNKLNPILELQRELSNKLQLSTLAKSRVESQLEKAVRNRAEMVQEIEELRRQRDVLQRRIEFCKEKDAIGMANRLNDLCFDYRKFTAAEIRAATDDFSECLRLKSAADWTNVYRGRVNRTTVAIKLSNSDAALSQDTFLEKVKLLGHIRHPHILSMIGFCTEPKCIVFEYMHNGCLRDILFSSHGGRNHGLNWHARIRVAAEVCMGLSFLHKAKPKPLVHGNLNPSKILLDRNNVARIHGFKPCPCNDASGMRADIRAFGTLLLQLLTGRNWARVGEEAIMVDSASLTEALDKMAGPWPLDLAMELGGIASCCLAIDESLDKEFSSKSLMRRIERVRENADELLANGECLLAADGDSSTEVSVESNVPSVFYCPIYQDIMKNPHIAADGFSYELEAIEEWLRTGHDTSPMTNLRLKHKQLTPNHTLRSLIQDWHNKRSIPY
- the LOC113701001 gene encoding putative U-box domain-containing protein 50 isoform X3 codes for the protein MNASFYLQSKKPNFCELFVIFNGKLVYLKEETNEGFIEDDRGVIVARIKERPSFKGWIGKFFPENANGKNHCESPSSSSASNGGTPDQWEKYGEEIEKYFNELSSSIANEGNSEEANDTSISISPELNMAENMAAAEKIEILKIKIRDTQESIQSNKEEARANAEKCAKAKWAIGLCTARTNDLEARIHEEIAKRMDLQKDLDSTKEELFEIQSEVEEKRNKLNPILELQRELSNKLQLSTLAKSRVESQLEKAVRNRAEMVQEIEELRRQRDVLQRRIEFCKEKDAIGMANRLNDLCFDYRKFTAAEIRAATDDFSECLRLKSAADWTNVYRGRVNRTTVAIKLSNSDAALSQDTFLEKVKLLGHIRHPHILSMIGFCTEPKCIVFEYMHNGCLRDILFSSHGGRNHGLNWHARIRVAAEVCMGLSFLHKAKPKPLVHGNLNPSKILLDRNNVARIHGFKPCPCNDASGMRADIRAFGTLLLQLLTGRNWARVGEEAIMVDSASLTEALDKMAGPWPLDLAMELGGIASCCLAIDESLDKEFSSKSLMRRIERVRENADELLANGECLLAADGDSSTEVSVESNVPSVFYCPIYQDIMKNPHIAADGFSYELEAIEEWLRTGHDTSPMTNLRLKHKQLTPNHTLRSLIQDWHNKRSIPY
- the LOC113701001 gene encoding putative U-box domain-containing protein 50 isoform X2, producing the protein METDQPAERIFVAIGTDLNDGFATLEWVLKKWNSHPIKIVILFSDNYICRDYVFTPIGKIPASSVREEKLKVLEKSEEAKSDKILSKYIAFCGKVKAEGLRIDRYEEPIHKVVLGLITGLPITKLVMAFSLLRPLSWKSRSAMNASFYLQSKKPNFCELFVIFNGKLVYLKEETNEGFIEDDRGVIVARIKERPSFKGWIGKFFPENANGKNHCESPSSSSASNGGTPDQWEKYGEEIEKYFNELSSSIANEGNSEEANDTSISISPELNMAENMTNDLEARIHEEIAKRMDLQKDLDSTKEELFEIQSEVEEKRNKLNPILELQRELSNKLQLSTLAKSRVESQLEKAVRNRAEMVQEIEELRRQRDVLQRRIEFCKEKDAIGMANRLNDLCFDYRKFTAAEIRAATDDFSECLRLKSAADWTNVYRGRVNRTTVAIKLSNSDAALSQDTFLEKVKLLGHIRHPHILSMIGFCTEPKCIVFEYMHNGCLRDILFSSHGGRNHGLNWHARIRVAAEVCMGLSFLHKAKPKPLVHGNLNPSKILLDRNNVARIHGFKPCPCNDASGMRADIRAFGTLLLQLLTGRNWARVGEEAIMVDSASLTEALDKMAGPWPLDLAMELGGIASCCLAIDESLDKEFSSKSLMRRIERVRENADELLANGECLLAADGDSSTEVSVESNVPSVFYCPIYQDIMKNPHIAADGFSYELEAIEEWLRTGHDTSPMTNLRLKHKQLTPNHTLRSLIQDWHNKRSIPY